TTCGCGCCGCTGCCGGTGGCCCAGTTGTAGACCGGCAGCGCCAAAATTACCCCGTCGGCCTGCTCAATTGCCTGACGGTACAGGTGCACGTTGGGGTGCGCGTAAGTGGCGTCGTCGTCAAAGGCGGGCAGCGGCGTGTCGCGCAAATCCAGCAGCGTGACTTGGTGGCCTTGCTGACTCAGGCGCTCGGCAGCAAGTCGCGCCAGCATTCGGCTGCGGCTCTGGGGGCTGAGGCTGGTGGAGAGGACGGTGAACTTCATGCCGCCAGCCTAACGCCTTTCCTCACCGCTAGAACATTTGACGTAAAAGAGAGGGATCTTTTACGTCCGAGCGGTGCGAGTGAAATACGTACCAGAGCAGGTGGAAGTGGAGTTGACTGGGTGATTTTTCCAGTCAACTCCACTTCCACCTGCTCTATAAGCCGCGCTTCAAATACTTCTCGCCGCGCTCGGTCAGCCGCAGCAAGTGAAAATCTGGCGTTTCGTCGCCAAAGTTGCGGCACATGCTTTTGAGGCTGCACCCGTTGCACGAGCAGTCGCCGTTGCCCTGCACGGCTTCTTGCACGTAACCTCCGGCGTAGAGGGTTCTGAGCATGCCTTCAAGCGCTTCAGGCGAGCTGCCCAGATGGCGCGAGAGTTCCGGTAGAGTGCGGGGATTTCCCGCCAAGCTGCCCAAAATAGTGGAGAGGGGAGAGGTCATAGAAAGTGCCTCGCAATCTGATACACGAGCAGGCCCGCCACCCAGGCGATGCCCATTTCGTAAGCCACCGTCATCCAGGCCATCCGCCGCCCGTGCTCGGCTTGCATGGCTCCGATGGTGGCGACGCAGGGTGTATAGAGCAGCACGAACACCAGGTAAGCCAGCCCCGCAGCGGGCGTGAAGGCTTTGGCCAGCGCCTTGGCCAGTGGCGTTTTCTGCTCGGCGCTGGAATCGGCCCCCAAGCTGGGCAGGGCGATCAGGGTGGGCAGCGCCTGTACCGAAGTCTTGACTGCTTCCCAAGTGGAGAGCGCAGTTTGCTGAAGGCCGGCCACCAAGCCCAGCGGCGCGGCCCGTTTGGCTTCTTCGCCCAGGTAAATCTGGCCCAGCGTGCCAACCACCACTTCTTTGGCGATAAAGCCGGGAACGAGTGCTCCCGTCGCTTGCCAGTTGCCGAAGCCCAACGGCGAAAAGATGGGGCTGACCGCTTGGCTGGCCCGTCCAAACAAGCTCTGGGCGGGCGGCACTTCACCGAATTTCTGCCCGTTGACCGCTGGGATGGAGAGCAGCACCCATACCACCGCCACCGTCGCCAGAACGGTGGTGCGGGCGCGTTTGGCAAAGCTGGCGGTGCGGCGGGCTGCGTGCGTCCACATCACTTTCCAAGCGGGGAAGCGGTACGGCGGCAACTCCAGCAGCACTCCACTGCCCTCGGCGGGCAAGGAGGTTTTACGTAGCACCCAGGCAAACGCGAACGCCACCGCCATGCCCAGCACGTACATGCTCCAGACCACCCACGCGCCCGCTTTCGGGAACAGCGCCGCCGAGAAGATCACGTAAACCGGCAAGCGGGCCGAGCAGCTCATAAACGGCAAGATCATGCTGACCAGCACCCGGTCTGATTTGCGCTCCAGTGTGCGGGTGGCGTAGACGGCGGGCACGTTGCAGCCAAAGCCCAGAATCAAAGGAATGAAGGCGCGGCCATCCAGCCCCAGCCCGCGCATGGTGCGGTCAGCCAGGAAGGCGGCGCGGGCCATGTAGCCGCTGTCTTCCAGAAAGCTCATGGCGAGGTAGAGCACCAACAGGGTGGGCAAGAAACTCAGCACCGTACCGACGCCGGGAATAATTGCGCCCACCACGACGTCTTTGAGCAGCGGAATGCCGCCCAGCAGGCTGACGGCCCAGCCGCTCGCCACGTCTTGCAGCGGCCCGCCGATCAGGTCTACGAACGGCGCGGCGATGGTAAACGTCAGCCGGAAGACCAGCAGCACCAAGCCGAGGAAAATCGGAATGCCCAGCCACGGGTTGAGCGCCAGTTTGTCCAAGCGCTCGGTCAGGGTCAGTTTGAGTTCGGCATTCGGCACGGCGCGGCGGGCGATGTCTCCGGCGCGGGCGTAGCGGGCCTCGGCAATTTCAATCAGCGGATCGAAGCCGCCGAGTTCCAGCGCGGCGCGGTGGGCGTCGGCAGCGTCCACGAGTGGCGTGTGTCCGGTGGCGCTCAGGCGGCCCCGCAAACTCGGATCGCCTTCCAAGAGGCTGAGCGCCAGGTAGCGGTAGGCGTGCGGCGGCAAGGTCGCCAGAGCCGCCATCTTGTCTTCCAAGTCGGCGGCGGCGGTTTCGATGGCTTCCGGGTAGCGCAGCGGGTGGCCGATTTGCGCCCGGCTCAGCGTGGCGTCGAGCAGGCCCGCCGTGCCGATATTCTTGACGCCGACCGTTTCCACGACCGGCACGCCGAGTTCTTGGCTCAGCGCGGCGGCGTCCACTTCCAGCCCTTTGTTCTTGGCTTCGTCCACCAAGTTGAGGGCCAGCAGCATCGGCACCCGGAATTCGAGGAGTTGCAGCGTCAAATACAGATTGCGCTCCAGGTTTCCGGCGTCCACCACATTGAGCAGCACGTCCGGCGCTTCGTCGAGCAGGGCGGTGCGGGTAATCAGCTCTTCGGGGGTGTGGGGCGAAAGCGAATACGCGCCGGGCAAATCGAGCAGGTGAATGGTTTGCTCGCCGCGCTTGAGGTGCGCTTCCCGCTTTTCTACCGTGACGCCCGACCAGTTGCCGACCTTCAGGCGAGTTCCGGCCACCGCATTGATCAGGGTGGACTTGCCGGTATTGGGGTTGCCCACCACCAAGGTGCGCGGCTCGCGGTGGGCACGCAGGCGGGCGACGGTGTCGGCGCAGGCCGCTTCGTCTACACGCGGCGAGGGCGGGGGAGAAGCGGTCATGAGCGCCTCACCGTCACGCCCACCAAGTCGGCAGCCCGCAGCGCCAGATCGGTATTGCCCAGCCGCAGATGCACCGGGTCGCCCATCGGCGCGAGGCGCACCACGTCTACTTTCGCGCCGCGAATAAAGCCGAGTTCGAGGAGGCGGCGGCGCAGCGGGTGCTTGGAATCAAGCGCGACCACATGCGCCGCCTCGCCGGGTTTGAGGGTGCTAAGCGTGACATCACTGGGAGAAACGGTCATAATCCTGACTATACTACTCGGATTAGGGTAGATTTCAAGGGCCTGTGTTACGCAATTCGTCTCAGAGAGCGGTTACCGCTTCGTGGACGCCTGTTTCGCCGCTGACAATTTCAAAAGTGTGGCCAATGCTGCCCGCGTTCTCCAAGCAGGCCACCACCACGCGGGCCACGTCCTCGCGGGGAATCTGGCCTCTGGGAGCCGGGTGGGCCAGCGTGATCTGGCCGGTGCCGGGCTGGTCGCTCAGGCCGCCGGGCCGCACAATCGTAAACGCCAGCCCGCTTTGCTGCACGTGCGCGTCCGAAACGGCTTTGACCTTGAGGACGGGCATCAAAAAAGGCGGCATCTGTTCCGGGCGGTCTACGCCCATGCTCGACACCACCACCAACCGCTTTGGCCCCTGCTGGGCCAGGGTGTCGGCCACGTTGACCAGCGCGTCGCCGTCGATGGCCTGATATTTGCCGCTCATGCCCGCGCCCGCTGCCCACACCACCGCGTCCGCGCCGTCCAGCACCTGCTGCCACTGGCCCGTCAGGTCGCCCATCACCGGGGCCGCGCCGTGGAGGCTGAGCATATCGGCCTGCTCCTGCGTGCGAACCAGCGCCCGCACTTCATGGCCCGCCTGTACCAACTGACTCGCCACTTGCCGCCCGACTCCGCCCGCCGCTCCGATGACTGCAATCTTCATGCCTCAAGGCTAAGCGGGCGGGCCGTCAATCAGATTCAAAACAGATGGGCAAGGGGTGAAGGGCTATTGGCTTTACGGTTGACTGGCGCTGGCCTTGCTCGCTGCTGCTTGGTCATTCAGGCTCGGCTGCACAGACGTGACAGCCTTAAAAGCCCAGCAGTCCCAGCGCCGCCGTCGCGGTGAGTTCGCTTTTAAACGGTTGGATCAGGGCGGCGGTTTTGGGGTTGGCCTCCAGCTTGACGGTGGTGTTCAAATCCGGCAACTTGCCATTTTTCAGCTCGGTGGCGATTTTGCCAAAGTCGATGTCTGGCAAGCCCAAAGCGCGGTTCACGTCGTCTCTGAGGACGTTGTAACGCTCTCGGCTGAGCTTCTCGCTCGCCAGGCCCGCCGTCTGCGCCGCCCGTACCGCGCCCACCGAACTGCCCACGTCCCGCAGCACGCCCGTCACTTGCCAAAAGCTGGGCGTCTGCCCATTTTGAACTTGCTGGAAAATGGTCTGGACGCTTGCGAAGTTGCTGCCCAGAGCCTGACGCTCGGCCCGGCGAATCCGCACGAACTTTTCGATATCGGCTTTGCTGGGTACAGCCCGAATGTTGCCGCTGGCCGCCGGAACCCCCGCCGACTGACCCGGGGGCGCTCGCAGCCCGTCCACGAAGACCGCCACTGGGCGGTAAACCAAAAAGTAGCCCGCCGCCACCAAGGCGATCAGCAGCACCAAGGAGCCGCCGCAGCCGCATCCACATCCACGTCTTGCCCACATGCTCCTGATACGGGAGAAGCGTGCGGAAAGTTGCGGTCAGCAGCTTAGGCGGCCCCAAACCTAAATGGCTACAAACCCTAGTACCTACAAACCCAGCAGGCCCAGCGCCGCCGTCTCCAGCAGGTCAGTACGCTTGGGCTCGATTAGCGCTTTAGTCTGCGGATCGGTATCGGTGTTGACGGTGCTGCCGATATTAGAGAGGTCGCCGCTCCTCAGTTGGCTAAACAGCTTGTCAAATTCAACGCCAGGCACGCCCAGCGCTCTATTGACTTGGCTGCGAACGGCGTCGAAGCGCTCGCGGCTGAGGTTTTGCTTGGTCAGCGCCGCTTTCTGAGCGGCTTTGGCGTCGCCCACCGAGCCGCCCAGTTCGCGCAGCGCTCCCGTCACCTGCAAAAAGCTGGGGGTGTTGCCGTCTTTGATGCCTTGCCAGAGGTCTTGCAAACTCGAAAAACTCTCGCCCAGCGCTTGGCGTTCGGCGCTGCGAACGGCCAAGAACTTGCTGAGTTCAGCTTGAGTGAGCGGCGCTTGCACTTGGGGCTTGCTGGTCTGATCAGGGGTGTTGGCTCCAGCACTCTGCGCCAGCAGCGGGCCGCTAGGCTGCGGAGTTGAAGCCGCCGCCGTACTGACCAACACCAAAGTCAAGGGCAGCGCGAGGCGGCTGAAACGGAAATTGGACATAGCCTCAGAGTAGAGCGGCAAGCTGAAGGGCAGTTGAATAGTCGGGTGAAGTTGGCTTAGAGCATTTGTCAAAAAAGAGTTTCTTTTTTGACCGACCAATGGGAGTGGAATAGAGAGAGCATTTGGGAGGATGGATGGCTGAGCGTGCTTTTTGCTCGGCCATTTATTCGGACAGATGCTCTAAGCCCGCCGCACTTCGCTCAGCACCGTCAGCAGTGCCACGCCTCCTTGCAACTCGGCGCTCAGCAAACCGCCCGCCGCTTCGTTGCTGACGGTCAGGCCGCTGCCCATCGGCACGTCCACACCCGTCAGCGGCCAGCGAGCGCCGCGTAGCGTCAGCCCCCGCAGCGGCGAGGCGGCCAGCACGCTGAAGGTCTGCCCAGTCTGCAACGCCAGATTCACCGGAGAGCTTGGCAGCAGCGGATAGCCCGCTTCGTTGCCGCTGTGCAGCGTCACCTTGAGCCCTTCGCCGGCGAGTCGGCAGGCCCCCAGCGCCAAAGCGAAGGCGTGGTCAAAGCGGCCCCCGAACGCGCCCAGAATGATGAGTTCGGTTGCGCCTCTTTCGCGGGCCACCGACACGGCCAACTCGAAGTCGGTGCTGTCTTTGGCCGCCGGATGCACCTCGCGGGGCGCGTCCAGCGTCAGGCCGTCTGAGGAATCAAAATCGCCCACCCAGGCGTCTACTTTGACATCCAGGGCAGCGGCGTGCCGCGCTCCCCCGTCGGCGGCGACGACGAGGTGCGGGCGGGGCAGGGCGGCGAGGGCGGGCGTGAGAACCAGTCGCCCACCCACCAAAATCCAAGCGAGCATGGCGGCCACTCTAGCGCAGCGCCGAGAACCGAACTGAGGGTGGCACTGAGGAGAGCAACCAAAGCGGACAGCACCCACAGCGGACAACACCTACGGCAAGTTCAGCGCGGCCTTGATGTCGGCCAGCATCGTGTCCACATTTTTGCTCAGCCCGTCCAGCGCGGGCGTGGCGGCGCGGGCCGGATTAAACGCCGACAAATACACGATGCGCGGCCCACTGCGGGTATTCAGGCTGCCCTCACTCGCCACCGCCAACTGCGCGAAGCGCTCGCTGCCGTCTGGCAGCGTGTAGGTCAGGCCGACGAGGCGGTAAGCGCCCGCATCTTCGCCGGGGGTGACGCTGAATTTCAGCTTGGCGGCGGC
The DNA window shown above is from Deinococcus detaillensis and carries:
- a CDS encoding SDR family oxidoreductase — protein: MKIAVIGAAGGVGRQVASQLVQAGHEVRALVRTQEQADMLSLHGAAPVMGDLTGQWQQVLDGADAVVWAAGAGMSGKYQAIDGDALVNVADTLAQQGPKRLVVVSSMGVDRPEQMPPFLMPVLKVKAVSDAHVQQSGLAFTIVRPGGLSDQPGTGQITLAHPAPRGQIPREDVARVVVACLENAGSIGHTFEIVSGETGVHEAVTAL
- a CDS encoding thiamine diphosphokinase; its protein translation is MLAWILVGGRLVLTPALAALPRPHLVVAADGGARHAAALDVKVDAWVGDFDSSDGLTLDAPREVHPAAKDSTDFELAVSVARERGATELIILGAFGGRFDHAFALALGACRLAGEGLKVTLHSGNEAGYPLLPSSPVNLALQTGQTFSVLAASPLRGLTLRGARWPLTGVDVPMGSGLTVSNEAAGGLLSAELQGGVALLTVLSEVRRA
- a CDS encoding FeoA family protein, which encodes MTVSPSDVTLSTLKPGEAAHVVALDSKHPLRRRLLELGFIRGAKVDVVRLAPMGDPVHLRLGNTDLALRAADLVGVTVRRS
- a CDS encoding FeoC-like transcriptional regulator, with translation MTSPLSTILGSLAGNPRTLPELSRHLGSSPEALEGMLRTLYAGGYVQEAVQGNGDCSCNGCSLKSMCRNFGDETPDFHLLRLTERGEKYLKRGL
- the feoB gene encoding ferrous iron transport protein B; this encodes MTASPPPSPRVDEAACADTVARLRAHREPRTLVVGNPNTGKSTLINAVAGTRLKVGNWSGVTVEKREAHLKRGEQTIHLLDLPGAYSLSPHTPEELITRTALLDEAPDVLLNVVDAGNLERNLYLTLQLLEFRVPMLLALNLVDEAKNKGLEVDAAALSQELGVPVVETVGVKNIGTAGLLDATLSRAQIGHPLRYPEAIETAAADLEDKMAALATLPPHAYRYLALSLLEGDPSLRGRLSATGHTPLVDAADAHRAALELGGFDPLIEIAEARYARAGDIARRAVPNAELKLTLTERLDKLALNPWLGIPIFLGLVLLVFRLTFTIAAPFVDLIGGPLQDVASGWAVSLLGGIPLLKDVVVGAIIPGVGTVLSFLPTLLVLYLAMSFLEDSGYMARAAFLADRTMRGLGLDGRAFIPLILGFGCNVPAVYATRTLERKSDRVLVSMILPFMSCSARLPVYVIFSAALFPKAGAWVVWSMYVLGMAVAFAFAWVLRKTSLPAEGSGVLLELPPYRFPAWKVMWTHAARRTASFAKRARTTVLATVAVVWVLLSIPAVNGQKFGEVPPAQSLFGRASQAVSPIFSPLGFGNWQATGALVPGFIAKEVVVGTLGQIYLGEEAKRAAPLGLVAGLQQTALSTWEAVKTSVQALPTLIALPSLGADSSAEQKTPLAKALAKAFTPAAGLAYLVFVLLYTPCVATIGAMQAEHGRRMAWMTVAYEMGIAWVAGLLVYQIARHFL